In Sandaracinus amylolyticus, the following proteins share a genomic window:
- a CDS encoding beta-ketoacyl synthase N-terminal-like domain-containing protein produces the protein MSDSRDIAIVGASGRFPGAPDLDAFASLLARGEVRADDVTTRWERGGPEGRAALLEAIDRFDHAFFHMSPREARAMDPQQRILLEEAWRCVESAGLAPNELARARTAVIVGVMALDHLQRAAALEGDAVEAWTCLGNYAGILANRISYALGLDGESKAVDAACASSLVALHDARRALLAGECEFALVGAANVICDPLKHTSFGKARMLSPRGVCRPFDVEADGYVPGEGVAVLLLCRLEHAAARGLHVMGVLKGSAVGHVGHATSITAPRAEAQADVVRRALRDARVAPATIGYVEAHATGTSLGDPIELEGLRRVFEDEPASIAVGSIKANLGHLEAAAGLAGVLKVLAMMRLRRIVPTPAVTSVNPILPLDGGPLRLATHDEAWTSASGVPRRAGVSSFGFGGACAHVVLEEAPPTQRGDARERDALANGPLPFVLSARSSSSLRAAIEQWSARAPTAEDALDERATLLLGRQHFAVRFVCDDPSPIALRDALHDALARPIVAPDGSPRILLHLGDPGSGSGAAGPWWRALSSCARGCPSLASSFERVRSAIHARLGARTCERWDDGAAAADELRAMSVAVAITWGRALAGTIELDAVAGSGAGRLAAWVVAGSLDDVDAIDVAIGACDACKVTWRAPGGVVADLGGATLRVPGMLEGAYLVELARAVVVDADDEAQMFAEARELAPRQHTFRKYLEEWAPALAQVGLSIERALRERIEDASGRALVNVALVASLRRLYAKWSLSGRVRARGALDELAWLAASFDVTPLEVACALRDGEVVIAPGRVVRADPSRHPALIASDRARFARDRVAHAAGVFAVDPLVDPRALLGDRAIAIHVGPETAPSAIAIAPPGHDATKALAALFGAGASIDWRAWIRADQVRRVPLPTYRFDLHRAWLQMPNHDPRHPIEPSPSTAPDAARANVTAADERRTTPPSARVRLAPITRAPERSVSVRDESRSVAAPPEHAISARSTVEDESLSRMLRSWLAAELLVDERELDPRRPFAELGVDSVIAVEIARRVRAQWDVDLPATALYDHPTLDALRAAIASRLAARGEDARPAAPAPTTAPRREIERAEAPRAPQSLAPSAPPHATDERITVDRDAVAKGLRDVIAAELLLDPAALDRRRPFAELGVDSVVAVEIARRVRERWSIDLPATALYDHPTLEALTRTVAARVAERGPTEPPRAAGASATPPPSEPTVHDASRARVAAPSRALDIAIVGMAGRFPGADDVDALWRLLSEGRSAIAEVPPERWAASVHHDPDPRSPGKTVGKWGGFLRDVDQFDPAFFGVSPAEAEVMDPQHRLFLEACWHALEDAAIAPRRLAGSRCGVFAGVMSADYDEVIARAGGAGELEAQALVGGSPAMLAARVAYLLDLRGPTLSLDTACSSSLVAMHLAARALRSGEADVALAGGVTLYLTETPYVRMSKAGMLSPSGRCRPFDDGADGMVPGEAAVAVVLKRLDDALRDGDRVHGVIRATGINQDGRSNGITAPSTDAQRRLLEETYGAHDIDPSAITLVEAHGTGTTLGDPIELAALREVFARAPRTQACALGSLKGNLGHTSAAAGAASLVKVLLCMRHGELVPAPGFERWNRHVQDGGRPFYVPVARERWVGTRRATVSSFGFGGTNAHLVVDAPSPREGGAVASDRDGGGPSLLLLSARTESALRADAAALASWLRGPGAAASMREVEHTLARREGGFARRVARIVRDRDDAIRALEGVARGEAGPGDGSAGERTLAALAASFVRGDSIDTDALARERGGRVVSLPPRALDRRRCWVRRRDEAPSDARDDAPLTAAPGDDDGLERKLRALAADVLRCAPEEIDPSAELMGLGFDSISFAALARGIGDVLAIELSPAVFFERRSLRALVEHLRATGRSSAPAEVVAATSPSEPIAVIGLSGLLPGARDLDDLFEHICARADLVSEVPAPRWRWQDHGSPEQPERARWGGFVDQVDCFDAEAFGITPAEAAQMDPQQRLVLEQSFRAIESAGMRPSALAGTRTGVWVGATTSDYRELVARDAEPAPHALAGTIHSILPNRLSFALDLRGPSVAVDTACSSSLVALLAAVDALRSGACELAIVGGVNAMLTPTHHVTASRAGMTSPRGRCRTFDASADGYARGEGVGVVLLKPLRRALADGDPIHGVVRGGTVNHGGRVGGLTVPNPVAQTSLLVEAYQRAGVDIADIGMIEAHGTGTRLGDPIEVRALRNAFEELGRTQRRPAPPATCALGSLKSNVGHLEAAAGIAGVLKALLCVSRGVVPGVALLEETNPHLELDGSAFYLPRETRAWPAPRDGSGRRMPRRAGVSSFGFGGVNAHVIVEEHVAAGDVLGATLGADCSVFPFAARTPELLREYLQAWLRFLERETDTSTARFAAIAYTLRVGREPHPVRTAVLATSLAELRARIAAQLEGGVGSGVLADEVAALPASSVQVPARADARDDEALARAWVGGALLDWSELYAAARPRRTSVPANPFARTRHWLTGDAAGPVRPLVEEWLATELVERAATPTATHRPAGVRRVVLVRGDQRERAASAFVGPATDRRTSILVVGAGGDVREDDDASVRALPARLGEIDEIIDLVDLGASAAPRPWRGRVTLLQAIVREHRARGLRILHARDADPVSARSAATVAAFVRACAAEHGTILARALELDDASIGSALRSIIDEELACDEGVVDVARRAGRRFVPQLASAALDASVPTLAERVRADATYLITGGTRGLGARIAEHLVTLGARRLVLVGRTSLPEDRAALSALAARDAAVRAVLDRAQALEDRGARVVLGGGVLSGAGTTRALLNRARRELGPITGVIHCAGLVGDGDPAFASKDVDAIARVLEPKLDATEVLAAELAHDPIEFSVLFSSVSALCPALSAGVSDYAAANAALDAFARARHAAGDRSVISVQWPSWSESGMGEVKSARYRELGWRGLPDARAMRFFDALRPGGMPPVVCAAYADATRFDRARVLGIKPRTNVARPHEAPEDTIADGANVQWLRRVIASELGLRAERIDPRSNFADLGIDSILLAQLIKRLDRELGAQLDPALPIEQPSVEALAAELARRGLGPATAPRAADPPMPHDSSAMTVTTEGASAAGIPASRYAIVGIAARFPQSADKDAFFSNLLAGRDCVTEVPRTRWDAARLYAPEPSPGRSISRWGGYVDGIEELDPTLLGLSGEDAAHVDPLVRLFVEASLRALEDAGLAPEQVAGRRVGVFCGARTAGYQSRIETPRRFSVVATGQNFIAAHVSQLFDLRGPSLVVDSACSSSLLAVHLACRSLDAGDCELAIAGGVEVLLDEHAYLMLSSAGTLSPSGRCRTFDERADGFVPGEGAGAVLLQPLERALAEGAPIYAVIEGSAVNNDGRTMGVTTPSPSAQEALLRATLADVGVDARTIGYVEAHGTGTLIGDPIELKSLTEVFRDHTDERGFCAIGSVKSNIGHLLSAAGIAGLVKVALALHRGVIPPTIHCEQPNPRFAFERSPFFVAREACVFPVIAGARRAAISSFGFGGTNVHAILRDVDARWPRAAAVRSPLPPRALSRERRWLEKLAPSVVPPRPAEPRPTPPRTAERVHGVFRVRDVDLG, from the coding sequence ATGTCTGACTCGCGCGACATCGCGATCGTCGGAGCCTCGGGGCGCTTCCCGGGCGCGCCCGATCTGGATGCTTTCGCGTCGCTCCTCGCGCGAGGCGAGGTGCGGGCAGACGATGTCACGACGCGCTGGGAGCGCGGCGGTCCCGAAGGACGCGCGGCGCTGCTCGAGGCCATCGATCGCTTCGATCATGCGTTTTTCCACATGTCGCCGCGCGAGGCGCGAGCGATGGATCCGCAGCAACGCATCCTGCTCGAGGAAGCGTGGCGCTGCGTCGAGTCCGCCGGCCTCGCGCCGAACGAGCTCGCGCGGGCGCGCACTGCCGTCATCGTCGGCGTGATGGCGCTCGATCACCTCCAGCGCGCGGCCGCGCTCGAGGGCGATGCGGTCGAAGCGTGGACGTGTCTCGGCAACTACGCCGGCATTCTCGCGAACCGGATCTCGTACGCGCTCGGGCTCGACGGAGAAAGCAAGGCGGTGGACGCCGCGTGCGCGTCCTCGCTCGTCGCGCTGCACGATGCGCGTCGCGCGCTCCTCGCCGGGGAATGCGAGTTCGCCCTCGTCGGCGCCGCCAATGTGATTTGCGATCCGCTGAAGCACACGTCGTTCGGGAAGGCGCGCATGCTGAGCCCGCGCGGCGTGTGCCGGCCGTTCGATGTCGAGGCCGACGGCTACGTGCCGGGTGAAGGCGTGGCCGTGCTGCTCCTGTGCCGGCTCGAGCACGCCGCGGCGCGCGGTCTCCATGTGATGGGCGTGCTCAAGGGTTCGGCCGTCGGACACGTCGGGCACGCGACGTCGATCACCGCGCCTCGCGCCGAGGCGCAGGCCGACGTGGTGAGACGAGCGCTGCGCGACGCGCGCGTCGCGCCCGCGACCATCGGGTACGTCGAGGCGCACGCGACCGGCACATCGCTCGGCGATCCGATCGAGCTCGAGGGCCTGCGCAGGGTGTTCGAGGACGAGCCCGCGTCGATCGCCGTGGGATCCATCAAAGCGAACCTGGGACACCTCGAGGCGGCGGCGGGACTGGCGGGCGTGCTCAAGGTGCTCGCGATGATGCGGCTCAGACGCATCGTGCCGACGCCCGCCGTGACGAGCGTGAACCCCATCCTGCCGCTAGACGGTGGACCGCTCCGTCTCGCGACGCACGACGAGGCTTGGACCTCGGCGAGCGGCGTGCCGCGGCGTGCGGGCGTGAGCTCGTTCGGGTTCGGCGGCGCGTGCGCGCACGTGGTGCTCGAGGAAGCGCCGCCGACCCAGCGTGGCGATGCGCGCGAGCGCGACGCGCTCGCGAACGGTCCGCTGCCGTTTGTGCTCTCGGCGCGATCGTCGTCGAGCCTGCGGGCCGCGATCGAGCAATGGAGCGCGCGCGCGCCCACTGCGGAGGATGCGCTCGACGAGCGCGCCACGTTGCTGCTCGGTCGCCAGCACTTCGCCGTGCGCTTCGTGTGCGACGACCCGAGTCCGATCGCGCTGCGCGATGCGCTGCACGATGCGCTCGCGCGCCCGATCGTGGCGCCGGACGGATCGCCGCGCATCCTTCTGCACCTCGGAGACCCGGGATCGGGGAGCGGTGCGGCGGGCCCGTGGTGGCGCGCGCTGTCCTCGTGTGCGCGTGGATGTCCGAGCCTCGCCAGCTCGTTCGAGCGCGTGCGCAGTGCGATCCATGCGCGGCTCGGCGCGCGCACCTGCGAGAGATGGGATGACGGCGCGGCCGCCGCCGACGAGTTGCGTGCAATGTCGGTGGCCGTTGCGATCACGTGGGGACGTGCGCTCGCGGGCACGATCGAGCTCGACGCCGTGGCAGGGAGTGGCGCCGGACGGCTCGCTGCGTGGGTCGTGGCGGGCTCGCTCGACGACGTCGACGCGATCGATGTCGCGATCGGCGCGTGCGACGCGTGCAAGGTCACGTGGCGCGCACCGGGGGGCGTGGTCGCGGACCTCGGCGGCGCGACGCTTCGGGTTCCGGGTATGCTCGAGGGCGCGTACCTCGTCGAGCTCGCCCGCGCCGTGGTCGTCGATGCCGACGACGAGGCGCAGATGTTCGCGGAGGCGCGCGAGCTCGCACCGCGGCAGCACACGTTCCGCAAGTATCTCGAGGAGTGGGCGCCCGCGCTCGCGCAGGTCGGGCTCTCGATCGAGCGCGCGCTCCGCGAGCGCATCGAGGACGCGAGCGGGCGCGCGCTCGTGAATGTCGCGCTGGTGGCGAGCCTCCGGCGCCTGTACGCGAAGTGGTCGCTCTCGGGACGCGTGCGCGCGCGCGGCGCGCTGGACGAGCTCGCCTGGCTCGCAGCGTCCTTCGACGTGACGCCGCTCGAGGTCGCCTGTGCGTTGCGCGACGGCGAGGTGGTCATCGCCCCGGGGCGGGTGGTGCGCGCCGATCCTTCGCGTCACCCGGCGCTCATCGCGTCGGACCGCGCGCGCTTCGCGCGCGATCGCGTCGCGCACGCTGCGGGCGTGTTCGCCGTGGATCCGCTCGTCGATCCTCGCGCGCTTCTCGGCGATCGTGCGATCGCGATCCACGTCGGCCCCGAAACCGCGCCGTCGGCCATTGCGATCGCTCCGCCCGGACACGACGCGACGAAGGCGCTCGCCGCGCTCTTCGGCGCCGGCGCATCGATCGACTGGCGCGCCTGGATCCGTGCCGACCAGGTCCGCCGCGTGCCGCTACCGACGTACCGCTTCGACCTCCATCGAGCCTGGCTGCAGATGCCGAACCACGATCCCCGTCATCCGATCGAGCCATCGCCCTCCACCGCGCCTGACGCGGCGCGCGCGAACGTCACGGCGGCGGACGAGCGTCGCACCACGCCCCCCTCGGCGCGTGTGCGACTCGCACCGATCACGCGTGCGCCCGAGCGCTCTGTGTCCGTGCGCGACGAGTCGCGCTCCGTGGCGGCGCCACCCGAGCACGCGATCTCGGCGCGCTCTACCGTCGAAGACGAGTCCCTCTCGCGCATGCTGCGGAGCTGGCTCGCGGCCGAGCTGCTCGTCGACGAGCGCGAGCTCGATCCGCGTCGTCCGTTCGCCGAACTCGGCGTCGACTCCGTCATTGCGGTCGAGATCGCGCGGCGCGTGCGAGCACAGTGGGACGTCGATCTGCCCGCGACCGCGCTCTACGACCATCCGACGCTCGACGCGCTGCGCGCTGCGATCGCGTCTCGGCTCGCGGCACGCGGTGAGGACGCGCGTCCGGCCGCGCCCGCGCCGACCACCGCGCCGCGGCGTGAGATCGAGCGCGCCGAAGCGCCCCGCGCTCCGCAGTCGCTCGCACCGAGCGCTCCGCCGCACGCGACCGACGAGCGGATCACCGTCGATCGTGACGCAGTCGCGAAGGGGCTCCGCGACGTGATCGCGGCCGAGCTCCTCCTCGACCCAGCGGCGCTTGATCGACGCCGTCCATTCGCGGAGCTCGGTGTGGACTCCGTCGTCGCGGTCGAGATCGCGCGACGTGTGCGCGAGAGATGGAGCATCGATCTTCCGGCGACAGCGCTGTACGACCATCCGACGCTCGAGGCGCTCACCCGCACGGTCGCAGCACGTGTCGCGGAACGCGGTCCGACAGAGCCGCCGCGCGCGGCCGGCGCGAGTGCCACCCCGCCGCCGAGCGAGCCGACGGTCCACGACGCCTCGCGCGCGCGGGTCGCCGCGCCGAGCCGCGCGCTCGACATCGCGATCGTGGGCATGGCGGGACGTTTCCCGGGTGCCGACGATGTGGACGCGCTCTGGCGCCTGCTCTCGGAAGGACGCAGCGCGATCGCCGAGGTGCCCCCGGAACGCTGGGCCGCGAGCGTGCATCACGATCCGGATCCGCGCTCGCCCGGCAAGACCGTCGGAAAGTGGGGCGGATTCCTTCGCGACGTCGATCAGTTCGACCCCGCGTTCTTCGGTGTGTCGCCCGCCGAAGCCGAGGTGATGGATCCGCAGCACCGGCTCTTCCTCGAGGCGTGCTGGCACGCGCTCGAAGACGCGGCGATCGCGCCGAGGCGTCTCGCGGGGTCGCGCTGTGGCGTGTTCGCTGGCGTGATGAGCGCTGACTACGACGAGGTGATCGCGCGTGCCGGTGGTGCCGGCGAGCTCGAGGCGCAGGCGCTGGTCGGCGGCTCTCCCGCGATGCTCGCCGCACGCGTCGCGTACTTGCTCGATCTCCGCGGGCCCACGCTCAGCCTCGACACCGCGTGCTCGTCGTCGCTCGTCGCGATGCACCTCGCCGCGCGCGCGCTCCGGAGCGGAGAGGCGGACGTCGCGCTCGCGGGCGGCGTGACACTGTACCTCACGGAGACGCCGTACGTCCGGATGAGCAAGGCCGGGATGCTGTCGCCGAGCGGTCGGTGCCGTCCGTTCGACGACGGCGCGGACGGGATGGTGCCCGGCGAGGCGGCTGTCGCGGTGGTGCTGAAGCGTCTCGATGACGCGCTCCGCGATGGTGACCGCGTCCACGGCGTAATTCGCGCGACCGGGATCAACCAGGACGGACGCAGCAACGGCATCACCGCGCCGAGCACCGACGCGCAGCGGCGCCTGCTCGAGGAGACGTACGGCGCGCACGACATCGATCCGTCGGCGATCACGCTCGTCGAGGCGCACGGCACCGGGACGACGCTGGGCGACCCGATCGAGCTCGCTGCGTTGCGTGAGGTGTTCGCGCGTGCGCCGCGCACGCAGGCGTGCGCGCTAGGATCGCTCAAGGGGAACCTCGGGCACACTTCGGCCGCGGCGGGCGCCGCGTCCCTCGTGAAGGTGCTGCTCTGCATGCGCCACGGCGAGCTCGTGCCGGCACCGGGGTTCGAGCGATGGAACCGACACGTGCAGGACGGCGGTCGTCCGTTCTACGTGCCCGTCGCACGCGAGCGCTGGGTGGGCACGCGCCGCGCGACGGTGAGCTCGTTTGGTTTTGGCGGCACCAACGCGCATCTCGTCGTGGATGCGCCGTCGCCGCGCGAGGGAGGCGCCGTCGCGTCCGATCGAGACGGGGGAGGTCCCTCGCTGCTCCTGCTGTCGGCGCGCACCGAAAGCGCGCTCCGGGCGGACGCGGCAGCGCTCGCGTCTTGGCTGCGCGGGCCGGGCGCGGCGGCATCGATGCGCGAAGTCGAGCACACGCTCGCGCGCCGCGAGGGCGGCTTCGCGCGGCGCGTCGCGCGCATCGTGCGGGATCGCGATGACGCGATCCGCGCGCTCGAGGGAGTGGCGCGAGGCGAGGCAGGGCCGGGCGACGGCTCCGCGGGCGAGCGGACGCTCGCGGCGCTCGCGGCGAGCTTCGTACGGGGCGACTCGATCGACACTGACGCGCTCGCGCGCGAGCGTGGAGGCCGCGTCGTCTCGCTCCCTCCGAGAGCGCTCGATCGCCGTCGGTGCTGGGTGCGCCGCCGCGACGAGGCGCCTTCGGACGCGCGAGACGATGCGCCGCTCACCGCAGCGCCCGGCGATGACGACGGGCTCGAGCGGAAGCTCCGGGCGCTCGCGGCAGACGTCCTGCGATGTGCGCCCGAGGAGATCGATCCGAGCGCCGAGCTGATGGGGCTCGGCTTCGACTCCATCTCGTTCGCCGCGCTCGCGCGGGGCATCGGCGACGTCCTCGCGATCGAGCTCTCGCCCGCAGTGTTCTTCGAGCGTCGCTCGCTGCGCGCGCTCGTGGAGCACCTCCGCGCGACCGGACGCAGCAGCGCGCCCGCAGAGGTCGTCGCCGCGACGTCGCCGAGCGAGCCCATCGCGGTGATCGGGTTGTCCGGTCTCCTGCCCGGGGCGCGCGACCTCGACGATCTCTTCGAGCACATCTGCGCGCGCGCGGACCTCGTCTCCGAGGTGCCGGCGCCGCGCTGGCGCTGGCAGGATCACGGCTCGCCCGAGCAGCCGGAGCGCGCGCGCTGGGGCGGGTTCGTCGACCAGGTCGACTGCTTCGACGCGGAGGCGTTCGGGATCACGCCCGCCGAGGCGGCGCAGATGGACCCGCAGCAGCGCCTCGTGCTCGAGCAGTCGTTCCGCGCGATCGAGAGCGCCGGGATGCGTCCGTCGGCGCTCGCCGGCACGCGGACAGGCGTGTGGGTCGGAGCGACCACGAGCGACTACCGCGAGCTCGTCGCGCGCGACGCCGAACCGGCGCCGCACGCGCTCGCCGGGACGATCCACAGTATCCTGCCGAACCGTCTCTCGTTCGCGCTCGACCTGCGGGGACCGAGCGTCGCGGTGGACACTGCGTGCTCGAGCTCGCTCGTCGCGCTGCTCGCGGCCGTCGACGCGCTGCGAAGCGGGGCGTGCGAGCTCGCGATCGTAGGCGGCGTGAACGCGATGCTCACGCCGACCCATCACGTCACGGCGAGCCGTGCCGGCATGACCAGCCCGCGGGGTCGCTGTCGCACGTTCGACGCGAGCGCGGACGGTTACGCGCGCGGAGAGGGTGTGGGGGTCGTCCTGCTGAAGCCGCTCCGTCGCGCACTTGCTGACGGCGATCCGATCCACGGCGTCGTGCGCGGAGGCACGGTCAACCACGGCGGCCGGGTCGGCGGGCTGACCGTGCCCAACCCCGTCGCGCAGACCTCGCTGCTCGTCGAGGCCTATCAGCGCGCCGGCGTCGACATCGCCGACATCGGGATGATCGAAGCGCACGGCACCGGCACGCGGCTCGGGGATCCAATCGAAGTGCGCGCGCTGCGAAACGCGTTCGAGGAGCTCGGACGGACGCAGCGCCGCCCCGCGCCGCCCGCGACGTGTGCACTGGGATCACTCAAGTCGAACGTCGGGCATCTCGAGGCCGCCGCCGGCATCGCGGGCGTGCTGAAGGCGCTGCTCTGCGTCTCGCGTGGCGTGGTGCCCGGGGTCGCGTTGCTCGAGGAGACCAATCCACACCTCGAGCTCGACGGGTCGGCCTTCTACCTGCCCCGCGAGACGCGCGCGTGGCCTGCGCCGCGCGACGGCTCGGGGCGTCGCATGCCGCGGCGCGCAGGCGTCAGCTCGTTCGGGTTCGGCGGCGTGAATGCGCACGTGATAGTCGAAGAGCACGTCGCGGCCGGCGACGTGCTGGGCGCGACGCTCGGGGCGGACTGTTCGGTGTTCCCGTTCGCGGCGCGCACGCCCGAGCTGCTCCGGGAGTACCTGCAGGCGTGGCTCCGGTTCCTCGAGCGCGAGACCGACACGAGCACTGCGCGGTTCGCGGCGATCGCATACACGCTTCGCGTCGGTCGCGAGCCGCACCCCGTGCGCACCGCGGTGCTCGCGACGTCGCTCGCGGAGCTCCGCGCCCGCATCGCCGCCCAGCTCGAAGGCGGCGTGGGCAGCGGAGTGCTCGCCGACGAGGTTGCCGCGTTGCCGGCATCATCGGTACAGGTTCCAGCGCGCGCGGATGCACGGGACGACGAGGCGCTCGCGCGCGCGTGGGTCGGCGGCGCGCTCCTCGACTGGAGCGAGCTCTACGCCGCCGCGCGTCCGCGCCGCACGTCGGTCCCTGCGAACCCGTTCGCGCGCACGCGCCACTGGCTGACGGGCGATGCGGCCGGTCCGGTACGGCCGCTCGTCGAGGAGTGGCTCGCGACTGAGCTCGTGGAGCGCGCTGCGACGCCGACCGCGACCCACCGGCCTGCGGGCGTCCGCCGCGTCGTCCTCGTCCGTGGCGATCAGCGCGAGCGGGCAGCATCCGCATTCGTCGGCCCCGCGACCGACCGTCGCACGTCCATCCTCGTCGTCGGCGCAGGCGGCGACGTCCGCGAGGATGACGACGCGTCGGTTCGCGCGCTCCCGGCGCGTCTCGGAGAGATCGACGAGATTATCGACCTCGTCGATCTCGGAGCGAGCGCCGCACCTCGGCCGTGGCGCGGTCGCGTCACGTTGCTGCAGGCGATCGTGCGCGAGCACCGTGCGCGCGGGCTGCGCATCCTGCACGCGCGCGACGCAGATCCGGTCTCTGCGCGCAGTGCTGCGACGGTCGCGGCGTTCGTGCGAGCGTGCGCCGCCGAGCACGGCACGATCCTGGCGCGCGCGTTGGAGCTCGACGACGCGAGCATCGGTTCGGCGCTCCGTAGCATCATCGACGAGGAGCTCGCGTGCGACGAGGGCGTCGTCGACGTCGCTCGGCGCGCAGGACGGCGCTTCGTCCCGCAGCTCGCGTCGGCCGCGCTCGACGCGTCGGTGCCCACGCTCGCTGAGCGCGTCCGCGCCGATGCGACGTATCTGATCACCGGGGGAACGCGCGGGCTCGGAGCGCGCATCGCCGAACATCTCGTCACGCTCGGCGCTCGTCGACTGGTGCTCGTCGGGCGCACGTCGCTCCCCGAAGATCGCGCCGCGCTTTCGGCGCTCGCAGCGCGTGACGCGGCGGTCCGAGCGGTCCTCGATCGCGCGCAGGCGCTCGAGGACCGCGGCGCCCGCGTGGTGCTCGGCGGTGGCGTGCTCTCCGGGGCGGGCACCACGCGTGCTCTGCTCAACCGTGCTCGCCGGGAGCTCGGACCAATTACGGGCGTCATCCACTGCGCCGGTCTCGTCGGCGACGGCGATCCCGCGTTCGCTTCGAAGGACGTCGACGCGATCGCGCGAGTGCTCGAACCCAAGCTCGACGCGACCGAGGTGCTCGCTGCCGAGCTCGCACACGATCCAATCGAATTCTCCGTGCTGTTCTCGTCGGTGTCGGCGCTCTGCCCCGCGCTCTCCGCGGGCGTGTCCGACTACGCCGCCGCGAACGCTGCGCTCGACGCGTTCGCGCGCGCTCGACACGCCGCTGGAGATCGATCGGTGATCTCGGTTCAGTGGCCGAGCTGGAGCGAGTCCGGCATGGGCGAGGTGAAGAGCGCGCGCTACCGCGAGCTCGGCTGGCGCGGGCTCCCTGACGCGCGCGCGATGCGCTTCTTCGACGCGCTCCGTCCGGGTGGGATGCCCCCGGTCGTCTGCGCGGCGTACGCAGACGCGACGCGGTTCGACCGCGCACGTGTGCTCGGCATCAAGCCGAGGACGAACGTCGCACGACCCCACGAGGCACCGGAGGACACGATCGCCGACGGCGCGAATGTCCAGTGGCTGCGCCGCGTGATCGCATCGGAGCTCGGTTTGCGCGCCGAGCGCATCGATCCTCGATCGAACTTCGCGGATCTCGGCATCGACTCGATCCTGCTCGCGCAGCTGATCAAGCGCCTCGATCGCGAGCTCGGAGCGCAGCTCGATCCCGCGCTCCCGATCGAGCAACCGAGCGTCGAAGCGCTCGCGGCCGAGCTCGCGCGCCGCGGGCTCGGCCCCGCAACTGCACCGCGCGCCGCGGACCCGCCGATGCCACACGACTCGTCCGCCATGACCGTCACCACGGAGGGCGCGAGCGCTGCCGGCATTCCCGCGAGCCGCTACGCGATCGTCGGCATCGCAGCGCGTTTCCCGCAGTCGGCCGACAAGGACGCGTTCTTCTCGAACCTTCTCGCCGGCCGAGATTGCGTGACCGAGGTGCCGCGGACGCGCTGGGACGCTGCGCGTCTCTACGCGCCGGAGCCCTCGCCGGGACGCAGCATCAGCCGCTGGGGCGGCTACGTCGACGGAATCGAGGAGCTCGACCCGACGCTGCTCGGGCTCTCGGGCGAGGACGCTGCGCACGTCGACCCGCTCGTGCGGCTCTTCGTCGAGGCCTCGCTGCGCGCGCTCGAGGACGCGGGCCTCGCGCCCGAACAGGTCGCAGGACGGCGCGTCGGCGTGTTCTGCGGTGCGCGCACCGCGGGGTACCAGTCGCGAATCGAGACGCCGCGCCGGTTCAGCGTCGTCGCGACGGGACAGAACTTCATCGCCGCCCACGTCTCGCAGCTCTTCGACCTGCGTGGACCGAGCCTGGTCGTCGACTCCGCGTGCTCGTCGTCGCTGCTCGCCGTCCATCTCGCCTGCCGCAGCCTCGACGCGGGCGACTGCGAGCTCGCGATCGCCGGCGGGGTGGAGGTGCTCCTCGACGAGCACGCGTACTTGATGCTGAGCAGCGCGGGCACGCTCTCACCTTCCGGGCGCTGCCGCACGTTCGACGAGCGCGCCGATGGCTTCGTGCCGGGCGAAGGTGCGGGCGCAGTCCTGCTGCAGCCCCTCGAGCGCGCGCTCGCCGAAGGCGCACCGATTTACGCCGTGATCGAGGGCTCGGCCGTGAACAACGACGGCCGCACGATGGGCGTGACGACCCCGAGCCCGAGCGCGCAGGAGGCGCTCCTGCGCGCGACCCTCGCCGACGTCGGCGTCGACGCGCGAACGATCGGCTACGTCGAGGCGCACGGCACCGGCACGCTGATCGGCGACCCGATCGAGCTCAAGAGCCTGACCGAGGTGTTCCGCGACCACACCGACGAGCGCGGGTTCTGCGCGATCGGTAGCGTCAAGTCGAACATAGGTCACCTCCTCTCGGCGGCAGGGATCGCGGGCCTCGTCAAGGTCGCGCTCGCGCTGCACCGCGGCGTCATCCCGCCGACGATCCACTGCGAGCAGCCGAACCCGCGCTTCGCGTTCGAGCGCTCGCCGTTCTTCGTCGCGCGCGAGGCATGCGTGTTTCCGGTGATCGCAGGAGCGCGTCGAGCAGCAATCAGCTCGTTCGGATTCGGCGGTACGAACGTGCACGCGATCCTGCGCGACGTGGATGCGCGCTGGCCGCGCGCCGCGGCAGTGCGCTCGCCGCTGCCTCCGCGGGCACTGTCGCGCGAGCGGCGGTGGCTCGAGAAGCTGGCGCCCTCGGTCGTGCCGCCGCGCCCGGCGGAGCCGCGCCCAACGCCGCCTCGTACCGCCGAGCGCGTGCACGGTGTCTTCCGTGTTCGTGACGTGGACCTCGGGTGA